A single region of the Amphiprion ocellaris isolate individual 3 ecotype Okinawa chromosome 4, ASM2253959v1, whole genome shotgun sequence genome encodes:
- the sh3d19 gene encoding SH3 domain-containing protein 19 isoform X3, which produces MYCVYLESGVFVSQGPLSSIRAAIKRTRTNSQSDNTRDRRRPEITIVSAEPLVSGWFSGTSVVFRPQSGWSAGIPAVSQPPPSYDQVIKEKNQEEHIVKPTAAPRRTSCTTTSATQTDPVRENASTAVPQCSATPLLAEKRSAGKKPQKPPRPSLPKPANRKPETEQKVATNTGDQSDLKSDVKPLEKAESTHTCTRSVTVHWNIPTNPLCVTAAETTPCSSNSEHSQPPVPRPRTKSQKQAVEEAPVQTLVKLGESCDNIQSDPQETYSNKYLKELLEVFSTDIECEENQSDEASHGEDAAGEMNTNHSQRNIRARIQAFESQAEEGNVSKPAKPEPRPRKTTSKPPVAAKPSMALKPQFNQVIEDDNQNISAANIPENPTQALRPQPPKKPVGLSIKEELETIHSRGTLPQRSRPSVLTRANSIHDEEPTPLPPVPPAKPFKEPLKPNLNINNHNSSSVFRENEYVDGLSNHVPIKPQHSVDSNGGSFSRPSLTKRPTTIRVPSKTGSMSDNFQDGPPPLPAQKPVGSLNTSVKHKQSLTSSLSLQDSFNTGPEPSLPPRKPSVKKALPPRPPPAKVGPGRPPPPGRSHSASWETSPKSHAQKPHRKQPVLPPRPKPGHRLYNNYTLPLPHGIAAFDFNGSNTGELSFQKNEVLLLLEQMDNDEFECQIGDIRGRVHKSRMKIITPLGSDMSPAQGAGPAAAGGDDCGIKVQAVYDFIPEGPGELVLRAGDVVTMVEQVDSEWYRGTCRGSTGFFPINYVKILSNSPKPLPERKPKPPSASVSGPRCLARFDFEGEHSGELSFSDGDMIQLKEYVGQDWARGTVGTITGIFPLNFVEVVEDLPPPPSQLQSAKIALPGMAAATPSIHTEAAKPAQSASQSGVEWAVALYDYAGNSEGDLSFQQGDCILITQHVNAEWSCGRLSGREGMLPRAFVEVTTDQQPSNNHQNGAADWPRARALYNFTSNCDEELSLQVGDVITNLESVDEEWFLGDLRGRRALVPKNYVQVLG; this is translated from the exons ATGTACTGTGTTTACCTGGAGTCTGGTGTTTTTGTGAG TCAAGGACCTCTGTCTTCTATACGAGCTGCTATCAAACGAA cAAGAACAAACTCTCAGAGTGACAATACCAGAGACAGAAg GCGACCAGAGATCACCATCGTCTCAGCAGAACCTCTGGTCTCTGGCTGGTTCTCAGGAACATCTGTGGTTTTCCGTCCTCAGTCTGGCTGGTCTGCAGGCATCCCAGCTGTCTCCCAG CCCCCACCATCCTATGACCAGGTGATTAAAGAGAAGAACCAGGAGGAACATATTGTAAAGCCCACTGCAGCCCCCCGCCGGACCTCCTGCACCACCACCAGCGCCACCCAGACCGACCCCGTGAGGGAAAACGCCTCCACCGCCGTCCCACAATGCAGTGCAACGCCACTGTTAGCTGAGAAAAGATCTGCTG gtaaaaagccacaaaaaccaCCGAGACCCTCATTGCCAAAACCAGCAAACAGAAAACctgaaacagaacagaaagtTGCAACAAACACTGGGGACCAAAGTGACTTAAAGTCCGATGTAAAGCCACTTGAAAAGGCAGAATCCACTCATACATGCACGAGATCTGTCACTGTACACTGGAACATTCCTACAAATCCTCTTTGTGTCACTGCTGCTGAAACTACTCCCTGTTCTTCAAACTCAGAACACAGTCAACCGCCCGTTCCACGTCCTCGAACAAAATCCCAAAAGCAGGCAGTCGAAGAGGCACCGGTCCAAACTTTGGTGAAGCTCGGTGAAAGCTGTGACAACATTCAATCTGATCCCCAAGAGACCTACTccaataaatatttaaaggaGTTGTTGGAGGTCTTTAGTACAGATATCGAGTGTGAGGAGAACCAATCAGACGAGGCCTCTCATGGTGAAGATGCTGCTGGCGAGATGAACACCAATCACAGTCAGCGTAACATTCGGGCCAGGATCCAGGCCTTCGAGAGCCAGGCCGAGGAAGGAAATGTGTCCAAACCAGCCAAACCAGAGCCTCGGCCCAGGAAAACCACCAGCAAACCCCCAGTAGCTGCTAAACCATCCATGGCTCTTAAACCTCAGTTTAATCAGGTTATCGAAGATGACAATCAAAACATATCAGCAGCTAATATCCCTGAAAACCCCACACAAGCCCTCAGACCTCAGCCCCCTAAGAAACCGGTGGGACTGTCCATAAAGGAGGAGCTGGAGACGATCCACAGCAGGGGGACCCTTCCTCAGAGATCACGTCCTTCTGTTCTGACCAGAGCCAACAGCATCCACGATGAAGAGCCGACACCACTGCCACCTGTACCACCAGCGAAGCCTTTCAAGGAGCCACTGAAACCCAACCTGAacataaacaaccacaactcaTCGTCTGTGTTCAGAGAGAACGAGTACGTGGACGGTCTATCAA ATCACGTCCCGATCAAACCTCAGCACAGTGTGGACAGCAATGGAGGCTCCTTCAGCAGACCAAGTCTCACAAAAAGACCAACCACCATTAGGGTCCCCAGCAAAACCGGTTCAA TGTCAGATAATTTCCAGGACGGCCCTCCTCCTCTCCCGGCTCAGAAGCCTGTGGGCTCCCTAAACACCTCAGTGAAGCACAAACAAAGCCTGACATCCAGCCTCTCCCTCCAG GATTCTTTCAATACTGGGCCGGAGCCATCGCTACCCCCGCG GAAGCCCAGTGTGAAAAAAGCCCTCCCACCTCGCCCACCTCCAGCCAAAGTAGGGCCTGGCAGACCTCCCCCACCTGGTCGATCTCACTCAGCGTCATGGGAGACGTCACCTAAATCCCATGCACAGAAACCCCACAGGAAACAACCCGTTTTGCCTCCGAGGCCCAAACCAGGCCACCGTCTCTACAACAACTACACT CTTCCGCTTCCTCATGGGATTGCAGCCTTTGACTTCAATGGGAGTAACACAGGAGAACTGTCATTTCAG aaaaatgaagtgCTTCTGCTGCTGGAGCAGATGGATAACGATGAGTTTGAGTGCCAGATCGGAGACATCAGAGGTCGAGTCCACAAGTCTCGCATGAAGATCATAACTCCTCTCGGCTCAGACATGTCTCCAGCACAG GGGGCTggtccagctgctgcaggtggagatGATTGTGGGATAAAGGTGCAGGCTGTATATGACTTCATTCCAG AGGGTCCAGGAGAGCTGGTTCTGAGAGCAGGAGACGTAGTGACCATGGTGGAGCAGGTGGACAGTGAGTGGTACAGAGGAACCTGCAGGGGATCTACTGGCTTCTTTCCCATCAATTATGTCAAAATCCTG TCAAATTCACCAAAGCCGCTCCCTGAAAGGAAACCAAAGCCCCCATCTGCATCAGTCAG TGGTCCGAGGTGTCTGGCACGGTTCGACTTTGAGGGCGAGCACAGCGGTGAGCTGTCGTTTTCTGACGGTGACATGATTCAGCTGAAGGAGTACGTGGGGCAGGACTGGGCACGAGGAACGGTCGGCACCATCACCGGCATCTTCCCTCTGAACTTTGTGGAGGTCGTTGAAGATCTGCCTCCACCCCCGAGTCAGCTGCAGTCTGCTAAGATAGCCCTGCCTG GAATGGCTGCTGCTACTCCCAGTATACACACTGAAGCTGCCAAACCTGCTCAG TCGGCATCTCAGTCCGGTGTGGAGTGGGCGGTGGCTCTGTACGACTATGCAGGGAACTCAGAGGGCGACCTGTCCTTCCAGCAGGGCGACTGTATCCTGATCACCCAGCACGTCAACGCCGAGTGGAGCTGTGGGAGGCTCAGCGGCAGAGAGGGGATGCTCCCCAGGGCTTTTGTCGAGGTCACCACAG
- the sh3d19 gene encoding SH3 domain-containing protein 19 isoform X6 produces the protein MDGRNKYRNHYGQHFSKCPQVIKEKNQEEHIVKPTAAPRRTSCTTTSATQTDPVRENASTAVPQCSATPLLAEKRSAGKKPQKPPRPSLPKPANRKPETEQKVATNTGDQSDLKSDVKPLEKAESTHTCTRSVTVHWNIPTNPLCVTAAETTPCSSNSEHSQPPVPRPRTKSQKQAVEEAPVQTLVKLGESCDNIQSDPQETYSNKYLKELLEVFSTDIECEENQSDEASHGEDAAGEMNTNHSQRNIRARIQAFESQAEEGNVSKPAKPEPRPRKTTSKPPVAAKPSMALKPQFNQVIEDDNQNISAANIPENPTQALRPQPPKKPVGLSIKEELETIHSRGTLPQRSRPSVLTRANSIHDEEPTPLPPVPPAKPFKEPLKPNLNINNHNSSSVFRENEYVDGLSNHVPIKPQHSVDSNGGSFSRPSLTKRPTTIRVPSKTGSMSDNFQDGPPPLPAQKPVGSLNTSVKHKQSLTSSLSLQDSFNTGPEPSLPPRKPSVKKALPPRPPPAKVGPGRPPPPGRSHSASWETSPKSHAQKPHRKQPVLPPRPKPGHRLYNNYTLPLPHGIAAFDFNGSNTGELSFQKNEVLLLLEQMDNDEFECQIGDIRGRVHKSRMKIITPLGSDMSPAQGAGPAAAGGDDCGIKVQAVYDFIPEGPGELVLRAGDVVTMVEQVDSEWYRGTCRGSTGFFPINYVKILSNSPKPLPERKPKPPSASVSGPRCLARFDFEGEHSGELSFSDGDMIQLKEYVGQDWARGTVGTITGIFPLNFVEVVEDLPPPPSQLQSAKIALPGMAAATPSIHTEAAKPAQSASQSGVEWAVALYDYAGNSEGDLSFQQGDCILITQHVNAEWSCGRLSGREGMLPRAFVEVTTDQQPSNNHQNGAADWPRARALYNFTSNCDEELSLQVGDVITNLESVDEEWFLGDLRGRRALVPKNYVQVLG, from the exons atggatggaagaaatAAATACAGGAATCATTatggacaacatttttccaagtgcccacag GTGATTAAAGAGAAGAACCAGGAGGAACATATTGTAAAGCCCACTGCAGCCCCCCGCCGGACCTCCTGCACCACCACCAGCGCCACCCAGACCGACCCCGTGAGGGAAAACGCCTCCACCGCCGTCCCACAATGCAGTGCAACGCCACTGTTAGCTGAGAAAAGATCTGCTG gtaaaaagccacaaaaaccaCCGAGACCCTCATTGCCAAAACCAGCAAACAGAAAACctgaaacagaacagaaagtTGCAACAAACACTGGGGACCAAAGTGACTTAAAGTCCGATGTAAAGCCACTTGAAAAGGCAGAATCCACTCATACATGCACGAGATCTGTCACTGTACACTGGAACATTCCTACAAATCCTCTTTGTGTCACTGCTGCTGAAACTACTCCCTGTTCTTCAAACTCAGAACACAGTCAACCGCCCGTTCCACGTCCTCGAACAAAATCCCAAAAGCAGGCAGTCGAAGAGGCACCGGTCCAAACTTTGGTGAAGCTCGGTGAAAGCTGTGACAACATTCAATCTGATCCCCAAGAGACCTACTccaataaatatttaaaggaGTTGTTGGAGGTCTTTAGTACAGATATCGAGTGTGAGGAGAACCAATCAGACGAGGCCTCTCATGGTGAAGATGCTGCTGGCGAGATGAACACCAATCACAGTCAGCGTAACATTCGGGCCAGGATCCAGGCCTTCGAGAGCCAGGCCGAGGAAGGAAATGTGTCCAAACCAGCCAAACCAGAGCCTCGGCCCAGGAAAACCACCAGCAAACCCCCAGTAGCTGCTAAACCATCCATGGCTCTTAAACCTCAGTTTAATCAGGTTATCGAAGATGACAATCAAAACATATCAGCAGCTAATATCCCTGAAAACCCCACACAAGCCCTCAGACCTCAGCCCCCTAAGAAACCGGTGGGACTGTCCATAAAGGAGGAGCTGGAGACGATCCACAGCAGGGGGACCCTTCCTCAGAGATCACGTCCTTCTGTTCTGACCAGAGCCAACAGCATCCACGATGAAGAGCCGACACCACTGCCACCTGTACCACCAGCGAAGCCTTTCAAGGAGCCACTGAAACCCAACCTGAacataaacaaccacaactcaTCGTCTGTGTTCAGAGAGAACGAGTACGTGGACGGTCTATCAA ATCACGTCCCGATCAAACCTCAGCACAGTGTGGACAGCAATGGAGGCTCCTTCAGCAGACCAAGTCTCACAAAAAGACCAACCACCATTAGGGTCCCCAGCAAAACCGGTTCAA TGTCAGATAATTTCCAGGACGGCCCTCCTCCTCTCCCGGCTCAGAAGCCTGTGGGCTCCCTAAACACCTCAGTGAAGCACAAACAAAGCCTGACATCCAGCCTCTCCCTCCAG GATTCTTTCAATACTGGGCCGGAGCCATCGCTACCCCCGCG GAAGCCCAGTGTGAAAAAAGCCCTCCCACCTCGCCCACCTCCAGCCAAAGTAGGGCCTGGCAGACCTCCCCCACCTGGTCGATCTCACTCAGCGTCATGGGAGACGTCACCTAAATCCCATGCACAGAAACCCCACAGGAAACAACCCGTTTTGCCTCCGAGGCCCAAACCAGGCCACCGTCTCTACAACAACTACACT CTTCCGCTTCCTCATGGGATTGCAGCCTTTGACTTCAATGGGAGTAACACAGGAGAACTGTCATTTCAG aaaaatgaagtgCTTCTGCTGCTGGAGCAGATGGATAACGATGAGTTTGAGTGCCAGATCGGAGACATCAGAGGTCGAGTCCACAAGTCTCGCATGAAGATCATAACTCCTCTCGGCTCAGACATGTCTCCAGCACAG GGGGCTggtccagctgctgcaggtggagatGATTGTGGGATAAAGGTGCAGGCTGTATATGACTTCATTCCAG AGGGTCCAGGAGAGCTGGTTCTGAGAGCAGGAGACGTAGTGACCATGGTGGAGCAGGTGGACAGTGAGTGGTACAGAGGAACCTGCAGGGGATCTACTGGCTTCTTTCCCATCAATTATGTCAAAATCCTG TCAAATTCACCAAAGCCGCTCCCTGAAAGGAAACCAAAGCCCCCATCTGCATCAGTCAG TGGTCCGAGGTGTCTGGCACGGTTCGACTTTGAGGGCGAGCACAGCGGTGAGCTGTCGTTTTCTGACGGTGACATGATTCAGCTGAAGGAGTACGTGGGGCAGGACTGGGCACGAGGAACGGTCGGCACCATCACCGGCATCTTCCCTCTGAACTTTGTGGAGGTCGTTGAAGATCTGCCTCCACCCCCGAGTCAGCTGCAGTCTGCTAAGATAGCCCTGCCTG GAATGGCTGCTGCTACTCCCAGTATACACACTGAAGCTGCCAAACCTGCTCAG TCGGCATCTCAGTCCGGTGTGGAGTGGGCGGTGGCTCTGTACGACTATGCAGGGAACTCAGAGGGCGACCTGTCCTTCCAGCAGGGCGACTGTATCCTGATCACCCAGCACGTCAACGCCGAGTGGAGCTGTGGGAGGCTCAGCGGCAGAGAGGGGATGCTCCCCAGGGCTTTTGTCGAGGTCACCACAG
- the sh3d19 gene encoding SH3 domain-containing protein 19 isoform X5 — MDGRNKYRNHYGQHFSKCPQPPPSYDQVIKEKNQEEHIVKPTAAPRRTSCTTTSATQTDPVRENASTAVPQCSATPLLAEKRSAGKKPQKPPRPSLPKPANRKPETEQKVATNTGDQSDLKSDVKPLEKAESTHTCTRSVTVHWNIPTNPLCVTAAETTPCSSNSEHSQPPVPRPRTKSQKQAVEEAPVQTLVKLGESCDNIQSDPQETYSNKYLKELLEVFSTDIECEENQSDEASHGEDAAGEMNTNHSQRNIRARIQAFESQAEEGNVSKPAKPEPRPRKTTSKPPVAAKPSMALKPQFNQVIEDDNQNISAANIPENPTQALRPQPPKKPVGLSIKEELETIHSRGTLPQRSRPSVLTRANSIHDEEPTPLPPVPPAKPFKEPLKPNLNINNHNSSSVFRENEYVDGLSNHVPIKPQHSVDSNGGSFSRPSLTKRPTTIRVPSKTGSMSDNFQDGPPPLPAQKPVGSLNTSVKHKQSLTSSLSLQDSFNTGPEPSLPPRKPSVKKALPPRPPPAKVGPGRPPPPGRSHSASWETSPKSHAQKPHRKQPVLPPRPKPGHRLYNNYTLPLPHGIAAFDFNGSNTGELSFQKNEVLLLLEQMDNDEFECQIGDIRGRVHKSRMKIITPLGSDMSPAQGAGPAAAGGDDCGIKVQAVYDFIPEGPGELVLRAGDVVTMVEQVDSEWYRGTCRGSTGFFPINYVKILSNSPKPLPERKPKPPSASVSGPRCLARFDFEGEHSGELSFSDGDMIQLKEYVGQDWARGTVGTITGIFPLNFVEVVEDLPPPPSQLQSAKIALPGMAAATPSIHTEAAKPAQSASQSGVEWAVALYDYAGNSEGDLSFQQGDCILITQHVNAEWSCGRLSGREGMLPRAFVEVTTDQQPSNNHQNGAADWPRARALYNFTSNCDEELSLQVGDVITNLESVDEEWFLGDLRGRRALVPKNYVQVLG; from the exons atggatggaagaaatAAATACAGGAATCATTatggacaacatttttccaagtgcccacag CCCCCACCATCCTATGACCAGGTGATTAAAGAGAAGAACCAGGAGGAACATATTGTAAAGCCCACTGCAGCCCCCCGCCGGACCTCCTGCACCACCACCAGCGCCACCCAGACCGACCCCGTGAGGGAAAACGCCTCCACCGCCGTCCCACAATGCAGTGCAACGCCACTGTTAGCTGAGAAAAGATCTGCTG gtaaaaagccacaaaaaccaCCGAGACCCTCATTGCCAAAACCAGCAAACAGAAAACctgaaacagaacagaaagtTGCAACAAACACTGGGGACCAAAGTGACTTAAAGTCCGATGTAAAGCCACTTGAAAAGGCAGAATCCACTCATACATGCACGAGATCTGTCACTGTACACTGGAACATTCCTACAAATCCTCTTTGTGTCACTGCTGCTGAAACTACTCCCTGTTCTTCAAACTCAGAACACAGTCAACCGCCCGTTCCACGTCCTCGAACAAAATCCCAAAAGCAGGCAGTCGAAGAGGCACCGGTCCAAACTTTGGTGAAGCTCGGTGAAAGCTGTGACAACATTCAATCTGATCCCCAAGAGACCTACTccaataaatatttaaaggaGTTGTTGGAGGTCTTTAGTACAGATATCGAGTGTGAGGAGAACCAATCAGACGAGGCCTCTCATGGTGAAGATGCTGCTGGCGAGATGAACACCAATCACAGTCAGCGTAACATTCGGGCCAGGATCCAGGCCTTCGAGAGCCAGGCCGAGGAAGGAAATGTGTCCAAACCAGCCAAACCAGAGCCTCGGCCCAGGAAAACCACCAGCAAACCCCCAGTAGCTGCTAAACCATCCATGGCTCTTAAACCTCAGTTTAATCAGGTTATCGAAGATGACAATCAAAACATATCAGCAGCTAATATCCCTGAAAACCCCACACAAGCCCTCAGACCTCAGCCCCCTAAGAAACCGGTGGGACTGTCCATAAAGGAGGAGCTGGAGACGATCCACAGCAGGGGGACCCTTCCTCAGAGATCACGTCCTTCTGTTCTGACCAGAGCCAACAGCATCCACGATGAAGAGCCGACACCACTGCCACCTGTACCACCAGCGAAGCCTTTCAAGGAGCCACTGAAACCCAACCTGAacataaacaaccacaactcaTCGTCTGTGTTCAGAGAGAACGAGTACGTGGACGGTCTATCAA ATCACGTCCCGATCAAACCTCAGCACAGTGTGGACAGCAATGGAGGCTCCTTCAGCAGACCAAGTCTCACAAAAAGACCAACCACCATTAGGGTCCCCAGCAAAACCGGTTCAA TGTCAGATAATTTCCAGGACGGCCCTCCTCCTCTCCCGGCTCAGAAGCCTGTGGGCTCCCTAAACACCTCAGTGAAGCACAAACAAAGCCTGACATCCAGCCTCTCCCTCCAG GATTCTTTCAATACTGGGCCGGAGCCATCGCTACCCCCGCG GAAGCCCAGTGTGAAAAAAGCCCTCCCACCTCGCCCACCTCCAGCCAAAGTAGGGCCTGGCAGACCTCCCCCACCTGGTCGATCTCACTCAGCGTCATGGGAGACGTCACCTAAATCCCATGCACAGAAACCCCACAGGAAACAACCCGTTTTGCCTCCGAGGCCCAAACCAGGCCACCGTCTCTACAACAACTACACT CTTCCGCTTCCTCATGGGATTGCAGCCTTTGACTTCAATGGGAGTAACACAGGAGAACTGTCATTTCAG aaaaatgaagtgCTTCTGCTGCTGGAGCAGATGGATAACGATGAGTTTGAGTGCCAGATCGGAGACATCAGAGGTCGAGTCCACAAGTCTCGCATGAAGATCATAACTCCTCTCGGCTCAGACATGTCTCCAGCACAG GGGGCTggtccagctgctgcaggtggagatGATTGTGGGATAAAGGTGCAGGCTGTATATGACTTCATTCCAG AGGGTCCAGGAGAGCTGGTTCTGAGAGCAGGAGACGTAGTGACCATGGTGGAGCAGGTGGACAGTGAGTGGTACAGAGGAACCTGCAGGGGATCTACTGGCTTCTTTCCCATCAATTATGTCAAAATCCTG TCAAATTCACCAAAGCCGCTCCCTGAAAGGAAACCAAAGCCCCCATCTGCATCAGTCAG TGGTCCGAGGTGTCTGGCACGGTTCGACTTTGAGGGCGAGCACAGCGGTGAGCTGTCGTTTTCTGACGGTGACATGATTCAGCTGAAGGAGTACGTGGGGCAGGACTGGGCACGAGGAACGGTCGGCACCATCACCGGCATCTTCCCTCTGAACTTTGTGGAGGTCGTTGAAGATCTGCCTCCACCCCCGAGTCAGCTGCAGTCTGCTAAGATAGCCCTGCCTG GAATGGCTGCTGCTACTCCCAGTATACACACTGAAGCTGCCAAACCTGCTCAG TCGGCATCTCAGTCCGGTGTGGAGTGGGCGGTGGCTCTGTACGACTATGCAGGGAACTCAGAGGGCGACCTGTCCTTCCAGCAGGGCGACTGTATCCTGATCACCCAGCACGTCAACGCCGAGTGGAGCTGTGGGAGGCTCAGCGGCAGAGAGGGGATGCTCCCCAGGGCTTTTGTCGAGGTCACCACAG